The following coding sequences are from one Candidatus Binataceae bacterium window:
- a CDS encoding Ig domain-containing protein, producing the protein MLTGSMALAVARPWADSASAGTPGAAHATATAYSHAAALAEAPPLLTREPLRRRQIIAGRAGRADEHIIVNFSALAAQEARGLYPRPARYYPIPPQPNPFEPRPAMPAPAARTRRRRATPAPRVNAGGALASFPGLGDNDTVIPPDTDGAVGPNHLVVALNNQIRIQTRAGVTISTVNQITFWGSLGVNSVFDPRVEYDPSGQRWIMIVAADEQSVVAAILVAVSRTSNPTGAWNLYKVRVDPAGLLWADFPILGFNRKWIVVTANLFTISGTFFQHSNIYAFSKADLYGGGSGLYTRFSDNTGGFSMTPAETYDESLDTLYLTESWSSGTGRLRISTITGAVGSELLTVSVAFPTAAQTWQAVEPTLNFAPQLGSAHLIDLDDDRLDWSIYRSGSIWTAQTIFLPTKPATVTRAAVQWWQISAAPGSLGTIQQVGRIDDPTGAKFFAYPSVGVNRDSDAMVGYSRFSATQYPSADYAWRMSEDPAGTLRSDTVLKAGEAPYFKDFGSGDNRWGDFSATVVDPVGDFDLWTLQEYAAADNKWGTWWGSLSPVEGTATPTPSPTPTPTPTPTPTPTPTPTPTKTPTPTATPTRTPTPTPTPMPTPSPTPTPSPTPTPSPTPTPTPTPTPIPTPTPTPGLTIGATSLPSGRVGVFYFASLQVSGGVPPYVAIVSAGALPRGLSLNSFSGQISGTPSRQGTSGFTVRVADSAGDSVSRSFQIVITQ; encoded by the coding sequence TTGCTGACCGGATCGATGGCGCTCGCTGTTGCCCGTCCGTGGGCTGACAGCGCATCGGCCGGGACGCCGGGTGCGGCCCACGCAACTGCGACGGCATACTCGCACGCTGCGGCGCTGGCGGAGGCGCCGCCGCTGCTAACACGGGAGCCCCTGCGGCGCAGGCAAATTATCGCGGGCCGCGCCGGCCGCGCCGATGAGCACATAATTGTCAACTTCAGCGCGCTCGCCGCGCAGGAAGCGCGCGGGCTTTATCCGCGTCCCGCGCGCTACTATCCGATACCGCCGCAACCCAATCCGTTCGAGCCGCGCCCCGCGATGCCGGCGCCGGCCGCGCGCACGCGCCGCCGCCGCGCGACGCCCGCGCCCCGGGTGAACGCCGGCGGTGCGCTGGCCAGCTTTCCCGGCCTGGGCGACAACGACACCGTGATTCCGCCCGACACCGACGGCGCGGTCGGGCCTAATCATCTGGTGGTCGCGCTCAACAACCAGATCCGGATCCAGACGCGCGCCGGAGTGACAATCAGCACGGTCAACCAGATCACATTCTGGGGCAGCCTGGGGGTGAACAGCGTCTTCGACCCGCGGGTGGAATACGACCCATCCGGGCAGCGCTGGATTATGATCGTGGCGGCCGACGAGCAGAGCGTGGTTGCTGCGATCCTGGTCGCCGTTTCGCGCACCAGCAATCCCACCGGCGCGTGGAATCTCTACAAGGTCAGGGTCGATCCCGCCGGACTTTTATGGGCCGACTTTCCGATCCTTGGCTTCAACCGCAAGTGGATCGTGGTCACCGCCAACCTGTTCACAATCAGTGGGACTTTCTTCCAGCACTCGAACATCTACGCCTTCTCCAAGGCCGACCTCTACGGCGGCGGCTCCGGGCTGTACACGAGGTTCTCGGATAACACCGGCGGCTTCTCGATGACTCCGGCGGAAACATACGACGAGAGCCTCGACACGCTCTACCTGACCGAGTCGTGGAGCTCCGGTACGGGGCGGCTTCGGATCAGCACGATCACCGGCGCTGTCGGCTCCGAGCTTCTTACCGTCTCGGTCGCTTTCCCGACCGCGGCGCAGACCTGGCAGGCAGTCGAGCCTACTCTTAACTTCGCTCCACAGCTCGGCTCGGCGCATCTCATCGACCTCGACGACGACCGCCTGGACTGGTCGATTTACCGCAGCGGTTCGATCTGGACTGCGCAGACGATCTTTCTGCCCACCAAGCCGGCCACGGTGACGCGCGCGGCTGTGCAGTGGTGGCAGATCTCGGCCGCTCCGGGGAGTCTTGGCACGATCCAACAGGTCGGGCGGATTGACGATCCGACCGGCGCGAAGTTCTTCGCCTATCCGTCGGTCGGCGTCAATCGCGATAGTGACGCGATGGTGGGCTACTCGCGCTTTTCCGCCACGCAATATCCCAGCGCCGACTACGCATGGCGGATGAGCGAGGATCCGGCCGGAACTTTGCGCTCCGATACGGTACTCAAGGCCGGCGAGGCTCCCTACTTCAAGGACTTCGGCAGCGGCGACAATCGGTGGGGCGACTTCAGTGCGACCGTGGTCGATCCCGTGGGCGATTTCGACCTGTGGACGCTTCAGGAGTATGCGGCGGCGGACAACAAGTGGGGCACCTGGTGGGGATCGCTCTCTCCCGTTGAAGGCACTGCAACTCCCACTCCATCACCCACGCCGACACCGACCCCGACCCCGACCCCGACCCCGACGCCGACTCCGACGCCCACCAAGACGCCAACACCGACAGCTACGCCGACGCGCACTCCCACACCCACTCCGACACCTATGCCGACGCCGTCCCCGACTCCTACGCCGAGCCCCACGCCGACCCCATCGCCAACTCCGACGCCAACTCCGACGCCAACTCCGATTCCTACGCCGACGCCGACTCCCGGATTGACGATCGGGGCAACGAGCTTGCCCAGCGGGCGCGTCGGGGTCTTCTACTTCGCGTCGCTACAGGTAAGCGGTGGCGTTCCCCCATACGTGGCGATTGTCAGCGCGGGTGCATTGCCGCGCGGGCTTTCGCTTAACAGCTTCAGCGGCCAGATAAGCGGCACGCCGTCGCGGCAGGGAACTTCCGGCTTCACCGTGCGCGTGGCCGACAGCGCCGGCGATTCGGTGAGCCGGAGCTTTCAGATTGTGATAACGCAATAG
- a CDS encoding sterol desaturase family protein has translation MAALSDLGLMAGGLFAWTLVEYAIHGWMGHRFATFVTPIHAVHHRDPHAVFALGAWLPALAPLLIGVACGARAFSLIYGGLLAGFAGYEALHYRLHFCAPCCRVEARLRTRHLIHHYRAPTRFYGVTSALWDRVFATGATGAVAARLAAEVADIPPLAGRSNLAAPSAMSRRLAAIRRMS, from the coding sequence GTGGCGGCGCTCAGCGATTTGGGATTGATGGCGGGGGGGTTGTTTGCCTGGACGCTGGTCGAGTACGCGATTCACGGCTGGATGGGCCATCGGTTCGCGACTTTCGTAACTCCGATCCACGCCGTTCACCATCGGGACCCGCATGCGGTCTTCGCGCTCGGCGCATGGTTGCCGGCGTTGGCGCCGTTGCTGATCGGTGTCGCATGCGGCGCGCGCGCCTTCAGCCTCATCTACGGCGGTCTCCTCGCGGGGTTCGCCGGCTATGAGGCGCTGCACTACCGGCTCCATTTCTGCGCGCCCTGCTGCCGCGTCGAGGCGCGACTGCGCACGCGCCATCTGATTCATCACTACCGCGCGCCGACACGATTCTACGGAGTCACCTCGGCGTTGTGGGATCGCGTTTTCGCGACCGGGGCGACCGGCGCCGTCGCGGCGCGGCTGGCGGCCGAAGTCGCAGACATACCACCACTGGCGGGCAGGTCGAATCTGGCAGCACCGTCCGCGATGTCGCGCCGGCTCGCCGCAATTCGGCGCATGTCCTGA
- a CDS encoding DegQ family serine endoprotease has product MLKKIAAVSCGVLLGIVIAFARAGAFPFWNSSSQEQSQTKPAPANKAPGNLAQASSNPEPAPPNQPEPNEAGVPIHSFAPLVKRVMPSVVNVSVVQEVKSAGMPFGSPGDPGEGEGPGGPGGPEGGPGPSPFGPFGQQNPFEQFRRFFGQIPREYKQHGLGSGVIVSPDGYILTNNHVVGRADSIHVRLLDKREFTAKVVGKDPKTDLALIKIDTKQPLPVAILGDSNTAQIGDWVIAIGSPFGFTSTVTAGIISAKGRALGGNYDDFIQTDASINPGNSGGPLFNTKGQVIGINTAIYSSTGSNAGIGFAIPVNLAKQVMEQLKEHGRVIRGWLGVEIQEVTPDLAQSFNLPKPEGALVANVEKDGPALKAGIQRGDIIVEFNGHPVQDEHQLPELVAQTPIGTTVPVVVIRGGKRVTLHAKVGELKEEQLASAKSEEPGSNWGLQVQAITPEIANQLNLSSTKGVVVRGVQPDSPAADAGIQPGDVVLEVNHAKVNSVDDFLSAAKQAKKDKKSTLLLVARGNSTMYTVIKPAS; this is encoded by the coding sequence ATGCTTAAGAAGATCGCCGCGGTGTCCTGCGGCGTGCTTTTGGGAATCGTAATCGCGTTCGCGCGCGCGGGAGCCTTTCCGTTCTGGAACTCCAGTTCGCAGGAGCAGTCCCAAACCAAGCCGGCGCCGGCCAACAAGGCCCCCGGCAACCTGGCGCAGGCCAGTTCCAATCCCGAACCCGCTCCCCCCAATCAGCCCGAGCCCAACGAAGCCGGCGTTCCGATTCACTCCTTCGCTCCGCTGGTCAAACGCGTGATGCCCTCAGTGGTCAACGTCAGCGTGGTCCAGGAGGTCAAGAGCGCAGGGATGCCGTTTGGCAGTCCGGGCGATCCGGGTGAGGGCGAAGGACCCGGTGGACCGGGCGGACCCGAAGGTGGGCCAGGCCCGAGCCCTTTCGGGCCGTTCGGCCAGCAGAATCCATTCGAACAGTTCCGTCGCTTCTTTGGTCAAATCCCGCGCGAGTACAAGCAACACGGACTCGGCTCGGGCGTGATCGTTTCGCCCGACGGCTATATCCTGACCAACAACCACGTCGTCGGGCGCGCGGATTCGATCCATGTGCGCCTGCTCGACAAGCGCGAGTTCACCGCCAAGGTCGTGGGCAAGGATCCCAAGACCGACTTGGCGCTGATCAAGATCGACACCAAGCAGCCGCTGCCGGTGGCGATCCTCGGCGATTCCAACACGGCGCAGATCGGCGACTGGGTGATCGCGATCGGCAGCCCGTTCGGCTTCACCTCGACCGTTACTGCCGGAATCATCAGTGCCAAGGGACGCGCGCTGGGCGGCAACTACGACGACTTCATCCAGACCGACGCCTCCATCAATCCTGGGAACTCTGGCGGCCCGCTCTTCAACACCAAGGGCCAGGTGATCGGCATCAACACCGCGATCTACTCCAGCACCGGCAGCAACGCCGGGATCGGCTTTGCGATTCCCGTCAACTTGGCCAAGCAGGTGATGGAGCAGCTCAAGGAGCATGGACGCGTAATCCGCGGATGGCTGGGTGTTGAGATCCAGGAGGTGACTCCTGATCTTGCGCAGTCGTTCAACCTGCCCAAGCCCGAGGGCGCCTTGGTCGCCAACGTCGAGAAGGACGGCCCTGCGCTCAAGGCCGGCATCCAGCGTGGCGATATCATCGTCGAGTTCAACGGCCATCCGGTGCAGGACGAGCATCAACTGCCCGAACTGGTGGCGCAGACGCCGATCGGCACCACGGTGCCGGTAGTGGTGATTCGCGGCGGCAAGCGCGTAACCTTGCACGCCAAGGTCGGCGAGCTCAAGGAAGAGCAGCTGGCGAGCGCCAAGTCGGAGGAGCCGGGCTCGAACTGGGGCCTCCAGGTGCAAGCGATCACCCCTGAGATTGCCAACCAGCTCAACCTCAGCAGCACCAAGGGGGTCGTCGTGCGCGGCGTGCAGCCCGACAGTCCGGCGGCCGACGCGGGTATCCAGCCCGGCGACGTCGTGCTCGAGGTTAATCATGCGAAGGTTAACTCGGTGGACGACTTCCTATCCGCAGCCAAGCAAGCCAAGAAGGACAAGAAGTCGACGCTGCTGTTGGTCGCGCGCGGCAATTCCACGATGTACACGGTGATCAAGCCGGCGTCTTGA
- a CDS encoding FAD-dependent monooxygenase, with translation MPIAIDCDVLIAGAGPAGLSAALHLLRRRPELAGRVVALEKRRHPRLKVCAGGLIPRAMLSLAALGLELGVPALEVRSGVARTPAGDISVRRPDAMCTIVRRDEFDAWLAESARRAGLRLIEECAVRGVRLPGNVSPGAGAAHIETSQGALRARFVIGADGSGSRVRRALFGERKDTVGRALMADVAADPDDAREFRDSMYRFCFRCVEAGIHGYAWSFPCLIDGRPHLNVGIYDQHPAHGAASSPHGAPAKPPLAEALAAAFPELARRLCEDGATLRAFPIRWFDASERFAAGPVMLAGDAAGVDPLMGEGISCALEHGQMAAAAIARALDGDAGAIANYDREVRAGALGRKLGRLAFAARRFYGPRHRLYFALTRLSRRAQELGADWYNGAARLDEMSVAGALRRWARAVLFGAPLR, from the coding sequence ATGCCGATAGCGATTGATTGCGACGTTCTGATTGCGGGCGCCGGGCCGGCGGGGCTGTCCGCGGCGTTGCATCTGCTGCGCCGCCGGCCGGAACTGGCCGGACGCGTTGTTGCGCTCGAGAAGCGCCGCCATCCGCGGCTCAAAGTCTGTGCTGGCGGGCTCATCCCGCGCGCGATGCTGTCGTTGGCCGCGCTCGGACTGGAGCTCGGTGTGCCGGCGCTCGAGGTCCGCTCAGGTGTGGCGCGGACTCCGGCCGGAGATATCTCGGTCCGCCGTCCAGACGCGATGTGTACGATCGTCAGGCGCGACGAGTTCGACGCGTGGCTGGCCGAAAGCGCGCGCCGCGCCGGACTGAGGCTGATCGAAGAGTGCGCCGTGCGCGGCGTGCGGCTGCCAGGGAATGTGAGTCCGGGAGCGGGCGCGGCCCACATCGAGACGTCGCAGGGTGCGCTGCGCGCGCGATTCGTGATCGGCGCGGACGGCTCGGGCAGCCGCGTGCGGCGCGCGCTATTCGGCGAGCGCAAGGATACGGTGGGGCGCGCCCTGATGGCCGACGTCGCGGCTGACCCGGACGACGCCCGCGAGTTCCGCGACTCGATGTACCGCTTCTGCTTTCGATGCGTCGAGGCTGGAATTCACGGCTACGCATGGTCGTTCCCGTGTCTGATCGATGGCCGGCCGCATCTCAACGTCGGCATCTACGACCAGCATCCCGCGCACGGCGCGGCGTCTTCGCCGCACGGCGCGCCGGCAAAGCCGCCGCTCGCCGAAGCGCTGGCCGCGGCGTTTCCCGAGTTGGCGCGCCGGCTTTGCGAGGACGGTGCGACGCTCCGCGCGTTTCCAATCCGATGGTTCGACGCGAGCGAGCGCTTCGCCGCCGGCCCCGTGATGCTGGCGGGCGACGCGGCCGGCGTCGATCCGCTGATGGGCGAGGGTATCTCGTGCGCGCTCGAGCACGGCCAGATGGCGGCGGCAGCTATCGCGCGCGCGCTCGACGGCGACGCTGGAGCGATCGCGAACTATGATCGCGAGGTGCGCGCGGGCGCGCTCGGCCGCAAGCTTGGCCGCCTGGCGTTCGCCGCGCGTCGCTTCTACGGCCCGCGCCATCGGCTGTACTTCGCGCTTACGCGGCTTTCGCGCCGCGCGCAGGAGTTGGGCGCCGACTGGTACAACGGCGCCGCTCGGCTCGACGAGATGTCGGTCGCGGGCGCGCTCAGACGCTGGGCGCGAGCGGTTCTATTCGGCGCGCCCCTGCGGTAG
- a CDS encoding helical backbone metal receptor, which translates to MAAWLQMADDLGFKLELAHPPARVVSLVPSWSETLFAIDAGQMLVGVTRFCVSPAEPLAHVSKVGGTKNPNLREIVALKPDLVIANAEENRREDIERLREEGVAVLTTYPRTVPGAVESILRIGRALDREAQASALAREVALTVSGIEAGLGVWSKLRLRVFCPIWKKPWMAFNADTYAHDVLRMMGFNNIYAAAGERYPRTTLAEAIERRPDVVLLPDEPYEFDAADVEELKAELPPALGRRVMIISGRDLHWYGVHMVEGLRALNERLARLRAAVL; encoded by the coding sequence GTGGCGGCGTGGCTACAGATGGCCGACGATCTCGGGTTCAAGCTTGAGCTCGCGCATCCGCCCGCGCGCGTCGTCTCGCTGGTTCCAAGCTGGAGCGAAACGCTGTTCGCGATCGATGCCGGCCAGATGCTCGTGGGGGTGACACGCTTTTGCGTGTCGCCGGCCGAGCCCCTCGCCCATGTTTCCAAAGTTGGCGGCACTAAGAACCCCAACCTGCGCGAGATTGTCGCGCTCAAACCCGACCTCGTGATCGCCAACGCGGAGGAGAACCGGCGCGAGGATATAGAGCGCCTGCGCGAGGAGGGCGTTGCGGTCCTTACGACCTACCCGCGTACGGTGCCGGGCGCGGTGGAATCGATTCTGCGTATCGGCCGCGCGCTCGACCGCGAGGCGCAGGCTTCGGCACTTGCGCGCGAGGTCGCGCTTACGGTGAGCGGAATCGAGGCGGGTCTCGGCGTGTGGAGCAAGCTTCGGTTGCGGGTCTTCTGCCCGATTTGGAAGAAGCCGTGGATGGCGTTCAATGCTGACACCTATGCGCATGACGTGTTGCGCATGATGGGTTTCAACAATATCTACGCGGCCGCGGGCGAGCGCTATCCGCGCACCACGCTGGCCGAGGCGATCGAGCGCCGGCCCGACGTCGTGCTGCTGCCCGACGAACCCTACGAGTTCGACGCCGCCGACGTCGAAGAGCTGAAGGCTGAATTGCCGCCCGCGCTGGGGCGCCGCGTAATGATCATCAGCGGGCGCGACCTGCACTGGTACGGCGTGCACATGGTCGAGGGACTGCGCGCGCTCAACGAGCGGCTGGCGCGTTTGCGCGCCGCGGTGTTGTGA
- a CDS encoding CaiB/BaiF CoA-transferase family protein, which translates to MASIAPLTGIKVLDLTKLAPGPHCTMILGDLGADIIKVEEPGPPTGRRAEQAGAAGAVRRPPTGLGPYNALGRNKRSIGLNLKSGPGREVYLRLAQRADVVVEEFRPGVAKRLGIGYETLSARNPRLVYCAVTGFGQTGPYRNYVGHDLNYIAQAGALSMIGRKDQPPTIPQNLLADYAGGGLHAAIGVLAALLARHQTGRGQYVDIAMLDGTMLLIAQAISNHFGKGWIPRRGATTLDGSAPWYNLYLTKDDRYITIGSVEPWFYANLCRALGTEEYLEDQHNREKYEEMKTRFAEIFRTRTRDEWFEILTKADICVGRMLTLDELAHDPQIRARNMVVEVEAPGGEKIKQVGISVKLSDTPGSIRSLAPKPGQHTEEIMIDLGYSERDIERWRAEGAIK; encoded by the coding sequence ATGGCTTCAATCGCTCCGCTTACCGGGATCAAGGTTCTCGATCTGACCAAGCTCGCACCGGGTCCCCATTGCACGATGATCCTCGGCGACCTCGGCGCCGACATTATCAAGGTCGAGGAGCCCGGCCCGCCGACTGGACGGCGTGCCGAGCAGGCGGGCGCCGCCGGGGCGGTGCGCCGGCCGCCGACCGGACTCGGGCCGTACAACGCGCTGGGACGCAACAAGCGGTCGATCGGGCTCAACCTCAAGAGCGGCCCGGGGCGCGAGGTTTATCTACGCCTGGCGCAGCGCGCCGACGTGGTGGTCGAGGAATTCCGCCCGGGCGTCGCCAAGCGGCTGGGAATTGGCTACGAAACGCTCTCTGCGCGCAATCCGCGACTGGTGTACTGCGCGGTGACCGGCTTCGGGCAGACCGGGCCGTATCGCAACTACGTCGGCCACGACCTGAACTACATCGCCCAGGCCGGCGCGCTCTCGATGATCGGGCGCAAGGACCAGCCGCCGACGATTCCGCAGAATTTGCTCGCCGACTACGCCGGCGGTGGCCTGCACGCGGCGATCGGCGTGCTCGCCGCGCTGCTCGCGCGCCATCAGACCGGCCGTGGCCAGTACGTGGACATCGCGATGCTCGACGGCACGATGCTGCTGATCGCGCAGGCTATCTCCAACCATTTCGGCAAGGGATGGATTCCGCGGCGCGGCGCGACCACGCTCGACGGCTCGGCGCCGTGGTACAACCTGTACCTCACCAAGGACGACAGATACATCACGATCGGTTCGGTTGAGCCATGGTTCTACGCCAATCTGTGCCGTGCGCTCGGCACCGAGGAATACCTCGAGGACCAGCACAACCGCGAGAAGTACGAGGAGATGAAGACGCGCTTCGCCGAGATCTTCCGTACGCGGACGCGCGACGAGTGGTTCGAGATCCTGACCAAGGCGGACATCTGTGTGGGCCGGATGCTGACGCTTGACGAGCTTGCGCACGATCCGCAGATCCGCGCGCGCAACATGGTAGTCGAGGTCGAGGCCCCGGGCGGCGAAAAGATCAAGCAGGTAGGCATCTCGGTCAAGCTCTCCGACACGCCAGGCTCGATTCGTTCGCTCGCGCCCAAGCCCGGACAGCATACCGAGGAGATCATGATCGACCTCGGCTACAGCGAACGCGATATCGAACGCTGGCGCGCCGAAGGCGCAATCAAGTAA
- a CDS encoding aspartate aminotransferase family protein, translated as MAELPLTFIRGPHEPLLIDRAEGVWLYTRDGRRILDAAAGAVVVNIGQAREEVAQVVADEVRRVNYVVPLWSTPERQRLVERLARWTPPGLNRFFFTSGGSEAIEAALKFALMYHKVHGRPSRTKIIARQSSYHGNTLAALSAGGSLRRADYEHVLFDWPKIGPSYCYRCAWGKNYPGCDIDCATALEQEIERHGADSIAAFIAEPMMGSGGGAVPPVKEYWPRIAEICARHGVLLIADEVMTGFGRTGRRFAVDHWDIRPDVLVGGKGLTGGYLPMGMIAVKESLVEAAEQRGADFMFYTYSSHPTACAVADKVLEIMEREHLVERSAEVGARLGAQLKEELSGHPLVGDIRGAGLFWGVEMVRDKASRAPYPAAAKLTNRVVAAALKRGLFVYPSTGMARPGGDAVMITPPLTIGQGEIDFIVSTLRATLDDVHPALQ; from the coding sequence ATGGCCGAACTGCCGCTGACCTTTATTCGCGGGCCGCACGAGCCGCTGTTGATTGACCGCGCCGAGGGCGTCTGGCTGTACACGCGCGACGGGCGCCGGATCCTCGACGCCGCGGCGGGCGCGGTGGTGGTCAATATCGGCCAGGCGCGCGAGGAGGTCGCGCAAGTCGTGGCCGACGAGGTGCGCCGGGTCAACTACGTCGTTCCACTGTGGTCCACGCCCGAACGCCAGCGCCTGGTCGAGCGGCTCGCGCGCTGGACGCCGCCCGGGCTCAACCGCTTCTTCTTCACCTCCGGCGGCTCGGAAGCAATCGAGGCGGCGCTGAAGTTCGCCCTGATGTACCACAAGGTGCACGGACGCCCGAGCCGCACCAAAATCATCGCACGCCAGTCCTCCTACCATGGCAACACGTTGGCGGCGCTGTCGGCGGGCGGCAGCCTACGCCGCGCTGACTACGAGCACGTGCTGTTCGACTGGCCGAAGATCGGTCCCTCGTACTGCTACCGATGCGCGTGGGGCAAGAACTATCCCGGATGCGATATCGACTGCGCCACCGCGCTGGAGCAAGAAATCGAGCGTCACGGCGCGGACTCGATCGCGGCGTTCATCGCGGAGCCGATGATGGGTTCGGGCGGCGGCGCGGTGCCGCCAGTCAAGGAGTACTGGCCGCGAATCGCCGAGATCTGCGCGCGCCACGGTGTGCTGTTGATCGCCGACGAAGTGATGACCGGCTTCGGTCGCACCGGCCGGCGCTTCGCCGTTGACCATTGGGACATCCGGCCCGACGTCCTGGTGGGCGGCAAGGGGCTGACCGGGGGCTACCTGCCGATGGGAATGATCGCGGTCAAGGAGAGCCTGGTCGAGGCGGCCGAGCAGCGGGGCGCGGATTTCATGTTCTACACCTACAGCTCTCATCCGACGGCCTGCGCGGTTGCCGACAAGGTGCTGGAGATCATGGAGCGCGAGCACCTGGTCGAGCGTTCAGCCGAGGTCGGCGCGCGGCTCGGCGCGCAGCTCAAGGAGGAGCTTTCGGGCCATCCGCTGGTCGGCGACATCCGCGGCGCTGGGCTATTCTGGGGCGTCGAGATGGTGCGCGACAAGGCCTCGCGCGCGCCCTATCCGGCGGCGGCGAAGCTGACCAACCGGGTGGTCGCGGCGGCGCTCAAGCGCGGACTGTTCGTCTATCCGTCAACCGGGATGGCGCGTCCGGGCGGCGACGCGGTGATGATCACCCCGCCGCTGACCATCGGCCAGGGCGAAATCGACTTCATCGTAAGCACGCTGCGCGCAACGCTCGACGACGTCCACCCGGCCCTTCAGTAG